The nucleotide sequence CAATCAAGAAATTAGCCAAGGGACGTTCAACCCTAGGATTAGTAGGGGCAGCACTATATGCCGCATGCAGAGAAACTGCTACTCCTAAAACAATTACAGATATTGCTACTGCTTGCAACATAACCACCAAAGATATAATGTCTCACTATAAATTAATATTAAAAGAACTCTCCCTCCAGATGCCAGTTTTGCGCGGGCCCGATTACGTTACTCTAATATGTAACCGCTTACAACTAAGCGAAAAGACAAAAAGGGAAGCTCTAAGAATTTTTTCACTGGTACAGCAGAACAGAATTTCAATCGGCAAGAATCCAAGAGCATTGGCAGGATCTATAATTTATCTCGCCTCCCAGAATTGCAACGAATTCTTAAGACAAGTGGAAATATGTCAAGTTGCAGAAATTTCAACTGTTTCACTAAGAAAAAGATGTAAAGAAATTAAGTTGAAGACAGAGCTCTGAGCACTATCAACAAATATACTAAATCCC is from Candidatus Nitrosocosmicus arcticus and encodes:
- a CDS encoding transcription initiation factor IIB, with the protein product MHPEGKVENSKPLVCEFCKSDSVIFDNASFEYVCSACGCVSSQDPNTDSMASFRNNSGYNDRTRTGMPESLAIHNKGLSTLIGIGDTDARGKALDSSQKNNIQRLRTWNNRAQLNDSVSRNLEKALKLLNNFGDKLYLSQAVIEGAAYIYRKAAIKKLAKGRSTLGLVGAALYAACRETATPKTITDIATACNITTKDIMSHYKLILKELSLQMPVLRGPDYVTLICNRLQLSEKTKREALRIFSLVQQNRISIGKNPRALAGSIIYLASQNCNEFLRQVEICQVAEISTVSLRKRCKEIKLKTEL